The DNA window gatcgatggatacgattagattgtcgttgttgatctgcctcctctggtagcgaggaagcaggcggcgagttgttgatgaaggtgacctcggaggtggttccaagatcggatctgtggtcgcgggggctgatgtagccagcgatgaatcgtcgtcgtggaccggcatggatctccatgagattgatgacgagaacgcgctgttgatttgaggtccatctggctcgccatggatcaagcacacacccctacctggtgcaccaactatcgatagaatatcattggcagtccaccaaggggtatcccgcgatggtagatttgtcagtgggggtgcgcgtaatcaggaactggatggtgacacaaggcgcagagacaacgatttagataggttcgggccgtctgatcgacgtaataccctacgttctgtgtctttggtgtattgtattgagatgcagtagatagatctagatggatcatgtccgctaggggacccctgcctctccttatatagtctggagggacagggttacaagtaaagtatcctatttggtactatacaatagcttgcatTGCACGTCGagtagcgccgtgcatgccttgatcttgtggaccgggccacctctgatggtgcggcccatgtcttgtcttgaggatactaggggtcgtacccccacaccaccactcttccttcttgcataagaacacatccaaggcccaaatgagatgcatcacaatatatagagaagttcttgcttaaatctagcaaaatcaacactggagctatagtcaatctcttctttagctcatcaaagtttgtctggcatttatcagaccatacaaatttagaattcttttccaatagagttgtcataggcttagcaagcttggaaaaaccttcaatgaacctcctatagtatctagccaatcccaaaaagctacgaatctcacttacattggttggtggtttccaattcaatacatcttgcaccttgcttggatccactgctattccaccattggagacaacatgacccagaaaagagacctccttcaaccaaaactcacacttgctctgcttagcgtacaacttatgttctctaagcttttgcaagaccggccttatatgttcagcatgttattcttcagtcttggagaatatcagtatgtcatcaatgaataccaccacaaatttatcaagaaactctatgaacaccttattcatcagatacataaagtatgcaggtgcattggtcaatccaaaagacataacggtatactcatgcaagccataccgtgtagtgaatgctgtcttgggtatgtccgagtttcgaatctttagctgatggtaacctgagtggagatcaatcttggagaacacataggctcctctcaactgatcaaacaaatcatcaatccttggcaaagggtatttattcttgatagtaacctcattaagtgaacgataatccacacacatccattgggtaccatccttcttatccacaaagatcacaggtgccccacatggggaagaactagggcgtatgaaacctttttcttgcaactcttttagttgtttcttaagctcttctaattcattaaccctcattctatatggacgtttagctattggtgcagttccaagtaataattcaataatgaattcaatgtcacggtcaggtggcatacctgtcaagtcatcggggaaaacatccgggaactcctccacaacacgatcttgtttattggcatcaccatccagcTAGTTCATAGTGGCCATTGGCTGAgattgcactaccacttctacacaaattctatctccattgggtgatgtcacaacaacagatctctcctgacactgaatcactgctcggtgttgtttcatccaatccatacccagaataagatcaattcccgttgttctcaacacaataggtttcactttgaagtctaccccccttaaggaaatactagcggagggactccaataagaagctgacatgctacctcccggtgaatttactagtatggggtttttcatggcacataaaggtatgctatgcattctacaCTACAAACTTCTAACCCTTGCGCAACGACGAGAAAATGTTGCAATAGGCCCAATTTTGTTGCAAAAGATAGTTCATACCACGAAATCGTGTTTGTTGGCAATGGTTGCAAAAAGTCACGTTGCAATAAGAACTTGCAACCGTTGCTAGTTTGGCGTTGCAAGagttagcttttcttgcaacgttGGCAAGCATTGCAATAGGACGTTATCGCAACATTCATTGGCGTGGCAATACGAGCACTTGCCACGTTCGTCTTCGTAGCGAGAGGTGGTAAATACAACGAGCGATAGCGTGGCAATAGATTTTTATTGCCACGCTATAATTTTGTTGCTTAAGGTGTTGTTGCCACGACCGTTGTGCCGTGGCAAGTAAATCATTTGCCACGCAAATGTAATCGTTGCGAGAGAGTATACATTATTGCCACGCTTGTCTTGGCGTGGCAATAGTATCATTTGCCACGCAAATTTATCCGTTGCGAGATACCGTTCATTATTGCCACGGCCGCGTTGCCGTTGCAACAGTATCATTTGCCACGCAATTTTATTCATTGCGATATACCGTTCATTATTGCCATGACCTCGGTGCCGTTGCAAAAGTAGAATTTGCCACGCAATTTTATTCGTTGCGGAAGATTAATTGTTATTGCAACAATAGTCATGCCGCGGCAATAGTATTATTTGCAACGTAAATAAGTCTGTTGCCATACAACATATTGCCACGCATCACGGCTCGTAGGTATAGCTTTTATTGCAACGCTAGTAACATTTAATTTTGGTTTAataaatcatcattgcaaatcaaTAAACCATATCAAAAGCAATTGCACCCACATATATTAATTATAATTAATCATTCAATATGTTGCCAAACCCATGAAATAGTAGCTAAAATCATAAACGAGTGTACAATTAACTCATTATTTGACAACTTTTTACAAACTTCCTAACATCTATGCAGCACTTGAGAAATTCCTAGCAGCCCAACATGTCGTCTCCTCGGCTATGTCCTCGCTTGATTATGAGCCTCCCACCGAAACCTTGTCCACCtactgccaaaagaatatgattgGGATATTAGAACAATATTAAGTTTACTAATTTTTGCACAAATGTAAAGAGATGAAGATTTGGATAGAATATGGTTGTAATTAAGCAAAAGTAGAATTAAGCAAAATGGAATGAGTGTTGTCAATTTAATTAAGCAAAAGTAGAACTAAAAATTACAAAGCCTAGTACTACAGCAAGTACTCAATGAACAGCACCTCCTGCTGGGAGCCGCATACAAATCATTAATGATGAAATACAGCACAAAAAGACATTTTGACATTATAAGAACTGTGCACAAGGTTGTCTGATAACATATTGTAGTTATTACCATCTTCTTTTTCTAATTTCTTGTTTTATTCATCAGCTGCTATGAACCAATCCAACCCTTGAATTTGTAACTAAACATATTATGTTGATGGCACACCAATCCATTTCAGTTCTTGCAAAGGATTATGTGacagaatatatatatacacacacacattgGAAAAGGTATAAAAAGGTCGAATGCATGCGGACAGAAAGATCAACAAGAATTTTCTTTTACCTTTTTCAGCTCCTCAAAGTTTGCTATTGTAGACCGCTACAAGTTTCCTTTATGCCTGGTGTGTCCGAAGAAGCGACTGTGTGAAAAACAAATACAAGTAGGGGAGGTAGCATAGAGCATCTATCTGTACAAGCACAAAAGGACAAGCATTTGAGTAGTCAGTTCTGACATTTTAAATCGAGCTGTTTCTATATCTGAGTAACAAAAAATTGTGCTTCATCTAATTCAATAAGTTCAAACATTGCAATTTGAGCTGTTTGATATATCTATGTATCCAATAAAGTAGAGGACCAGCATGCATTGAGTTGCAACTACTAATTAGAGAACAATCAAAGTCATTTTGAACTCTGAATAACGAGTACTGGCTATTAGCCATGCTTGCTTCATGAATAGTCGGACAACCACCCCCAGCCTCTGCATGAGAGGGTGCTTATTGGCATACTTCCTAACATCTATGCAGCACTTGAGAAATTCCTAGCAGCCCAACATGTCATCTCCTCGGCTATGTCCTCGCTTGATTATGAGCCTCCCACTGAAACCTTGTCCACCtactgccaaaagaatatgattgGGATATTAGAACAATATTAAGTTTACTAAATTTTGCTCAAATGTAAAGAGATGAAGATATAAAATGGTTCTAATTTCTAATTTCATATACAAAAGCCATCAACCAAGATTTTGCATAGTTGAAGTTCTACTGCAATCCTGCCTGAAGGCGTTGCATATGTTACAGTAGCAGCTGCCTTCTCTGAATTTTTAAGGCAGCAACAGTTTAGTTgattagaaaaatcataacttgagttgtagACAACGAAAAATTATATTCTTTAACAATACGGAAAGCCcatgaaattctctacatctttctaGTTATTTGTTAAATAAGATTCTGCAGTTATCATGGTCAAAAAACACAAACAACCACTGCTGTCCAGACCAAGGTCAAAACCTGACCGGCTACTTTCAAAATTCATAACTGCAAATAGAGAGACAGGGGAGAGCTGGAGGTCGGCGATGTGTAGCAATTGGTGCAGGTGCGAGTGTGACAGCTACAACTTAATGTCATGGTTACCAGAAGCTACTTGGCATAGAGAAATTCAGCCTAGCAACAGGCATTAGCCACTAATAATCATGGTTACCTATCCAAGCATTGTCATACACCCCACTTCCCCTACCATCATGCTACTGAATTGAATAATAAAAAGAGAACAGAGTAAAGGGAGCACACTTAAGCTTGAAAACACTGGCAAAAAACAGAAGTTAGGCACTAGGAATTAAGTCTCTGGTCTTGCGCATACCTAATCAAGGAGTGGTAAAGTGGCAAATGGTGAATGATTAGCATTTGAGCCCATCAACCTCAGCCAGTACATACTGGCTATAGGATCAGATGATATCTGAAAAAAATTGAGCCCTTGCTGCCTTATTACAGGGAAGAGCAAGATGCATAGCAGATGCACCATCCTTCAATTTCTCATTATTGACAAGATGTTCTGTTTTGCAGTCAAGTTTCAGAAATCTCATAGAGGACTACAATTATTCAAAAATACAATGGAAATTCACATGAATACTAAAAAACATTTTAAAAATGGAAAGCCCTATGAATTGTTGTTACCTTATTCACCCAATCTAGAAAAGCAACACTGAACAAAGGTGTTTGTAGTTTGGTATTTTGGTAGAATATTCAACATTTCCTGTTTACATATTTAATAGTGTGATCACATAAGAAGCTACGTCAAACAGAAAAAAGCAGCACTGTTAATATTACTCCATTTAAAAACCATGTTAAGTGTTTCATTTAAAAATTAGAAAGTGAGTAGTAAGAAAAGTTTGATATCATCATAAAATATACTCTATTGGCAATCATAATACAGGAACATTTTTTCTCTATTATTATGAGCTCTCTACTTGGCAGCACATTGGACTCCTGCCATAGTCAATTCTTCTGGATGCCTTGCTTAGCCTGTTAACCGAAGATTCCAATCTAGGCAAGAGATAGCCAATGTTTTTTCTTATAGGAAATAACACTATTCTTATACAGGATTAATTGTTTTTATACAAGAGCAAATGCTATACCTAATGTCTGTTTGCATACTTCCTTCATCATAATGCAAAATTCAGGGGACACTCCCATCCAGTACTACATAAGCACATCACTCCTCTCCAAAATATGTTATTCAGCCATACGCAGCTCAAAATAGGTCGCCATGTGATTGTATTATATATTctacaacaatatatatgtagaCACAGGTGCTTGGCCATGTGATTCACCCAAGTAATACAGAGTACTGGAATTTGTACAGATACAATGAAATCATTCACCAAATATTGTGTTTTCATATAAATCAGCCACTGTCAACTGACGATACAAACCAAATCAGGCACTTTCAGTACTGGAGGGGGTAACAGCGAGATATGAACCAGATGCGATAGAGATAGTAGGAATAATTAATATTAATAGCTAACGATTTCGATGCTATCGAACGTACCCAAATCTAAATCACAATGAAGCACAAGGAACATATCGATCACCAGAAAACAATTGTTGTAAAAAGGCAGGAGAAACATTGCATTGAAACGAAGATCATATCATGATGTAGGCACGAGATGGGTTGGGTTAGGCTGGGCTGGACCATGCACCTTTCTGCTGTTATCATGGTCAAAAAACACAAACACCCACTGTTGTCCAGACCAAGGTCAAAACCTGACCGGCTACTTTCAAAATTCATAACTCTAATTCTCTAGGTCTAAAATCATGACCTTTCACGACGACAAACATCTCTAAaccctctacaacttttgtattatcAAGTATCACAGAAAAGGTAGATTACTACTCAGAACAACTCACCCAATCAAACCTGCACAAGCTGCAGTTTTCAGCACGCATGTTCAATGTATTTTCTACATTTCCTAGTTCAACAAGGAAGGTCACATTTGATAAAATTTCATTAAATCATGCAAGAATTTAGATTCCAATTAGCTGGTTGTTACCTTCCTCCTTTTGGGATTATTTCTTGTCCTATTCATCAGCTGTTGTGAAGTGATATATGTCTTCGATGCAGTCACATTTGCAGTGTTTTCGTTGAAAAGAGCTCTGCAGGGAGGTGCAATACTTCTAGTGGAGCGTGTAGGTGCTGGTGCACCTTTTTGTACGGTGACAACGCTTCCAGGCTGAGTCTACAAACATCAAGTTGTTTGATCTATTTTAGGTATAGTTCAAGGTACATGGAACATAGTGAAATAATGTCATTACCTCCTGTAACCCatcttcattttcattttcatgtccaccggtctcatcttcctcttgtatGATTGGTGCAACTTGTGTACTGGCATTGTTTTGCAGGGTACTCTATACATACAAATATTGGGGGTGAAAGATTAGGCATCACAATCATAAGATTATCAAGAGTACAAAGGATAAAAAATTATTCTAATACCATAATCATAGCTCCTTCTTTGTGCTGCGCTAGCAtattaaggaattcttgcttcaTTTCTTCTCTTAAGGTTATCTTAGCATTTTCCAGGTCCTCTTGCATCCTCCtcctatttttcttctttctccctttcCCTTTCTGCAGCTTCTTGCGCAATCTGTTCTTTGAGCTTGTCAACCTCCGCTTCTAAAGCAATGCTCTTCTCCCTAGCTGCAGCTTGAGCACGTGCATGTACTTCAAGGTTCTCTTTCATAAGTTCTCTGCGAGTTCGATACGTAGCCAAATATCCATGCCCATGTAATTTGGATGATTTGATTTGTGTTGTTTCTTTGTAGCATGACTGGAAAATTATGTTCTCCTCAACAGTTGTAAGTGTTGGTCTATCAGGTTCTAATCCAATCTCACCAATTTTCATGGTTGCATTTTCCTAAATTAAATAACAGAACCTGTAAAGAGTTGCTTGACACTACCAGCAGCTATAAAAAAGGTTGACGAAACATTTACTTACATATACTGAAGCTGATACAGGATTTGACCATGCGCCATGTTTTGTGTGAGTGGTCCTCCAAAGAAGAAGATCACTTGGCTCTTCACCAGTTTCTTGGTCTCTCTAGGATGCCAAAAAATTCAGCACACAAGTATTGCATCATAGAAGGGAAGGACTAGATTAGTGTATCTAATGATTACCAGCTCAAAGCTACATTGTGAGAAGTTCTTTGAACCCATCACATGCTTGGTTCTTTGCTGCTGACGGTTGGAGGAGTTCTGGCTGCTAAGTTTCTGCAGAATGAGAACAAGTGGTATGTAACAATGTAACTTTGGTCCATCAATTTTGTTTGACAAAGTAGATTTTACTAGCACTGACCTTGAATTTATTAGATCCAAAATACAACTGCAAGTAGTGCCACTCAAAAAGGTGTATTTCTTCGGGTTTATTTCGTATCCTCTCACCATAACTATTATAAGCCTTGTATGTGGCACTCAGATCAGATCGCCATCCTCTGTACCGCTCCTTGGCAATTTTCCatattttctcttttcttttatccaCATCATCAATGTTGATGAAGTTCCACCTAAGCTGTTTACAATTAAAAAGCAATGAAAACTTGTGTTTTGCAGCTTGGCAAAATCTGTAGCATTTAGTCTCCAACATGCATATTTTTGTGTATTGAGAACTGTGTCGACTATATTTTTGTATATTGAGAACTATGTTCACTGGACCTAATCAAGAGTGTGGACAAATATTAGGCGGTGTGGACAAATATTGTCAAATGGAGTATTAAGCTGATTCCACAACGGAGTGGGTTCTAACATTGATCTTTCTGGAATCCAATTTTAATGTCTGGTCCATACTAAAAAATAGATGTTTTTAAGACATGCATGTTACTGCTTCTGGAGTATTAAGCTGATTTGGCATCTAAATTAACTAGAGGAGAGGCATGTGAATCCAAAGATTTTTCAGAACCTCTTCTCTAACTAAGGGCTGAGGGCGTATGACATTTTCTAACTGATttttagctacatgttctctattAGCAAATTTGCTTAGTAATGTACTCACTTTTTTGGACAGTAAAAGAGCAACAGcaatgttccttaacaaaaaatAGTACACATCATACCAGTATCTCTTCTGCAATTTCTAGTTTGACTTCTTCCTTTATATCCTTCCAACTGTTTACTCCAATTAGTGGGGCCCATTGCCTTGTAAATAAAACGACCTCATCGACAAATGCACGGGTATTCGGTCCAATGGGTCCTCCACGGCTATCTGAAAATTCGATTGGGAGTGTGTGAATGCGTTCCTTAACTCTCTTGTTGCCTACTGTTAATCCTTTAACAGTGCCACGACCTCTTTTCTTGCGTTCATTGGAGCCATGTCCTTGCAAAAAAGACAATAACAATCTTGAGCTGTAGTAGTTCTCAATTAAAATATGTGAACCCAATATTAAAAGTACATGCATTATCACAAACCGTTTCCCTCGTCTCTTGCCTTCCTTGCATGGCTTGGCCTATTTGAGGGTGGTGTCGCA is part of the Miscanthus floridulus cultivar M001 chromosome 9, ASM1932011v1, whole genome shotgun sequence genome and encodes:
- the LOC136480710 gene encoding uncharacterized protein, with protein sequence MKPPPSPPWSRTPPTSPPLRMPLATPSGRTTLRSQGISASTDSTALGTHRHRYTEATLEVEDDLGFSSPYVPSGTGEMWTLYVHCKNGLPDQDYVMFKLERPHIKLSTLTSLKDQLGYNARDFLYYKKRCGRDVASLQPLDFVRHAEIMLQDNESEKEIRLVLSKEQETAQQVSITPLKRPRQQLEEDEHPFMYDPFDAYKDWLKKLRPEQSKNLKDDTRHTYKEFLRMKGDIPENMAFVEQRDTDAIIDEDDESNGSNATPPSNRPSHARKARDEGNGHGSNERKKRGRGTVKGLTVGNKRVKERIHTLPIEFSDSRGGPIGPNTRAFVDEVVLFTRQWAPLIGVNSWKDIKEEVKLEIAEEILLRWNFINIDDVDKRKEKIWKIAKERYRGWRSDLSATYKAYNSYGERIRNKPEEIHLFEWHYLQLYFGSNKFKKLSSQNSSNRQQQRTKHVMGSKNFSQCSFELRDQETGEEPSDLLLWRTTHTKHGAWSNPVSASVYENATMKIGEIGLEPDRPTLTTVEENIIFQSCYKETTQIKSSKLHGHGYLATYRTRRELMKENLEVHARAQAAAREKSIALEAEVDKLKEQIAQEAAEREREKEEK